From the genome of Bacteroidota bacterium, one region includes:
- a CDS encoding TlpA disulfide reductase family protein — translation MKNLFLVSLIIIGISLSCQNQRGKDANNFFLTGKIIGQDTGKIILSYGFGIKYHEDTAKIRNGEFTFQGTVEEPTRGSIIDGSTSNSVTIYLEPGKLIATIHQNKSMSINLSGSNSQKELDNLNKILESTNNKDSVLRNFVTKNPNSYLTPYYLCSLKISPDSLKNIYNGLNVGIQKSRWGRMAQGHIKQHQNTTVGEFATDFKAIDLNGDSITLSQFKGKNTVMLEFWSSTCLYCRQSIPHLKSLYTKYHSKGLEIIAIACMDISKESWISAINQDGTGMWHQIGTVFRNGLTINEQPTFDYPYAPIPRTILIDVNGRILGNWEGKSDENTKSLDNELKRIFSNKS, via the coding sequence ATGAAAAATTTATTTTTGGTAAGCCTAATAATTATTGGCATATCACTATCATGCCAGAACCAAAGGGGAAAAGATGCAAACAACTTCTTTCTCACAGGAAAAATTATCGGTCAGGATACAGGTAAAATAATTTTAAGTTATGGTTTTGGTATAAAATACCATGAGGATACGGCTAAAATAAGAAATGGCGAATTTACTTTCCAAGGAACAGTAGAAGAGCCCACGAGAGGTTCAATAATTGATGGAAGCACCTCAAACAGTGTTACCATTTATTTAGAACCAGGAAAATTAATAGCCACAATTCACCAAAACAAATCTATGAGTATTAATCTTTCTGGTTCTAATTCTCAAAAAGAATTAGATAATCTGAATAAGATTCTTGAATCTACCAATAATAAAGATTCTGTTTTGCGAAACTTCGTTACTAAAAACCCCAATTCTTATCTTACCCCATATTATTTATGTTCTCTTAAAATTTCTCCCGATTCATTAAAAAATATTTACAATGGTTTAAATGTTGGTATTCAAAAAAGCAGATGGGGCAGAATGGCTCAGGGGCATATTAAACAACATCAAAATACCACAGTTGGAGAATTTGCCACAGACTTTAAAGCTATTGACCTGAATGGAGATTCAATTACTCTTTCGCAGTTTAAAGGGAAAAATACAGTAATGTTAGAATTTTGGTCAAGTACTTGTTTATATTGTCGTCAAAGTATCCCTCATTTAAAATCGCTTTACACAAAATATCATTCAAAAGGCCTTGAAATAATAGCAATTGCATGTATGGATATAAGTAAAGAATCATGGATATCCGCAATAAATCAAGATGGCACTGGAATGTGGCATCAAATTGGAACAGTTTTCCGTAACGGACTAACAATTAACGAACAACCCACATTTGATTATCCTTATGCACCAATTCCCCGAACAATCTTAATAGATGTCAACGGCAGAATACTTGGAAATTGGGAAGGTAAATCTGATGAAAATACAAAATCCCTGGATAATGAATTAAAAAGAATCTTTAGTAATAAAAGCTAA
- a CDS encoding acyl-CoA dehydrogenase family protein: MANFYSDNKDLKFHLTHPLMKKIVSLKEEDFAEKCVYDYCPLDYEDAIDSYDKVLDLVGSISGDTIANNAKSVDEEGPVIENNHVVYAKGTQENFDEVVQAGLYGMTLPRKYDGLNFPIVPYCMAAEMVSRADASFVNIWGLQDCAETIHEFGSDELKDEFLPRINKGATASMDLTEPDAGSDLQAIQLKATWDEGRKTWVLNGVKRFITNGDSDISLVMARSEEGTTDARGISLFIYDRQDGGFTVRRIEHKMGIKGSPTCELVFKDAPAKLLGDRKMGLIKYVMSLMNSARLGIGAQSVGIAEAALREAEKYASERLQFGKPIIQFPAVYEILTNMKVKTQAMRTLLYETARFVDIYKAYSFISNKRKLEPEERNEFKKYQKLADAYTPLLKLFSSEGCNRLAYDAIQVHGGTGFMHDFPVERIYRDARITSIYEGTSQLQVVAAIRGVTTGAFLSHIKDEYEKTVNKPEFDYLKRILMDMTAEYEQALNKVHSVNDNEFLDFHARRLVEMIGNIVIGYLLILDAMRDPEYKNSAELFIKTGKSENKDKLDYIMSSELKDLGLYKH; this comes from the coding sequence ATGGCAAATTTTTATTCCGATAATAAAGACTTAAAATTCCATCTTACCCACCCTTTAATGAAAAAGATCGTTTCATTGAAGGAAGAGGATTTTGCCGAAAAATGCGTGTACGATTATTGTCCGCTCGATTATGAAGATGCAATCGACAGCTATGACAAGGTACTTGACCTGGTGGGCAGCATTAGCGGCGACACCATTGCCAATAACGCGAAATCGGTTGATGAAGAAGGTCCCGTTATAGAAAATAATCATGTGGTTTACGCTAAAGGAACCCAAGAAAATTTTGACGAGGTTGTCCAGGCCGGACTTTATGGCATGACCTTGCCCCGTAAATATGACGGGCTGAACTTTCCTATTGTTCCTTACTGCATGGCAGCAGAAATGGTATCACGTGCCGATGCAAGTTTTGTCAACATCTGGGGTTTGCAGGATTGCGCTGAGACCATTCATGAATTCGGCAGCGATGAGCTGAAAGACGAATTCCTGCCCAGGATCAACAAAGGAGCTACGGCTTCCATGGACCTTACCGAACCTGATGCAGGCAGCGATCTTCAGGCTATCCAGCTGAAAGCCACCTGGGACGAAGGACGTAAAACCTGGGTACTTAACGGTGTGAAAAGGTTTATCACCAATGGTGATTCTGACATTTCCCTGGTAATGGCCCGTAGCGAAGAAGGCACTACCGATGCCCGCGGTATTTCACTCTTTATTTATGATCGTCAAGACGGAGGTTTCACTGTCCGCCGTATCGAACACAAAATGGGTATCAAAGGCTCGCCTACCTGCGAACTGGTATTCAAAGACGCTCCCGCAAAATTGCTGGGCGACCGTAAAATGGGACTGATCAAATATGTAATGTCTCTGATGAACTCAGCCCGTCTGGGTATTGGAGCACAATCAGTAGGAATTGCTGAAGCCGCTTTACGCGAAGCTGAAAAATACGCCAGCGAACGTTTGCAGTTTGGAAAACCTATCATTCAATTCCCTGCCGTTTACGAAATCCTCACCAACATGAAGGTGAAAACACAGGCCATGCGTACCCTTTTGTATGAGACAGCCCGTTTCGTAGACATTTACAAAGCTTACTCCTTCATCTCAAACAAGCGCAAGCTTGAACCAGAAGAACGTAATGAATTCAAAAAATACCAGAAACTGGCCGATGCCTATACTCCGTTGCTGAAGCTTTTCTCAAGTGAAGGCTGTAACCGCCTGGCTTATGACGCTATTCAGGTACACGGAGGTACAGGATTCATGCATGATTTCCCGGTTGAAAGGATATACCGTGATGCACGTATTACTTCAATTTATGAAGGCACTTCACAATTACAGGTAGTTGCTGCTATTCGTGGCGTTACAACGGGGGCGTTCCTCTCGCACATCAAAGATGAGTACGAAAAAACGGTCAACAAACCGGAATTCGATTACCTCAAACGTATTTTGATGGATATGACCGCCGAATATGAACAGGCACTGAACAAGGTCCATTCCGTTAACGACAATGAATTCCTTGATTTCCATGCCCGCCGCTTGGTCGAAATGATCGGCAACATCGTAATCGGTTATCTTTTAATTTTGGATGCCATGCGCGATCCGGAATACAAGAATTCAGCCGAGCTGTTTATCAAAACCGGCAAATCCGAAAATAAAGATAAACTGGATTACATCATGAGTTCAGAATTAAAGGATTTGGGATTGTACAAACACTAA
- a CDS encoding electron transfer flavoprotein subunit alpha/FixB family protein — translation MNNILVYCEIEEGIVADVSLELLTKGRSLANDLKCKLEAVVIGSSLNEVGKQVFPYGVDILHTADDKELYPYRTLPHASILSNLIKEEKPQIVLFGASSNGRDLAPRIASELRCGLTADCTSLVIGDHTDHKTGKEYQNLLYQIRPAFGGNILATIVNPETRPQMATVREGVMKKEVLDTRYSGESKKIDVSKILKPEDFVLEIIEREIEKSKVNVKSANIIVSGGYGVGSKENFQLLFDLAEVLGGEVGGSRAAVDAGFIEHERQIGQTGVTVRPKLYIACGISGQIQHRAGMMESAMIISINTDKNAPINQIADYAIIGDLNMVIPKMIKYYKKHSK, via the coding sequence GTGAACAACATATTAGTATATTGTGAAATAGAAGAAGGCATCGTAGCTGACGTTAGCCTTGAACTTTTAACCAAGGGCCGGAGTCTGGCTAATGACCTGAAATGCAAACTCGAAGCAGTTGTTATTGGCTCCAGCCTCAATGAGGTAGGTAAACAGGTTTTCCCATACGGCGTAGATATTCTTCACACTGCTGATGACAAGGAACTCTATCCTTACCGTACCCTTCCCCATGCTTCAATTCTCAGCAATCTGATTAAAGAAGAGAAACCTCAGATCGTTTTATTTGGAGCCTCTTCCAATGGCCGTGATCTTGCACCCCGTATCGCATCCGAATTACGCTGCGGATTAACAGCCGATTGTACAAGCCTTGTGATTGGCGATCATACCGACCACAAGACAGGCAAGGAATATCAGAACCTGCTTTATCAGATCCGTCCGGCTTTCGGTGGGAACATCCTGGCTACCATCGTAAACCCTGAAACTCGCCCGCAAATGGCTACTGTACGTGAAGGGGTTATGAAGAAAGAAGTTCTCGATACCCGTTACAGTGGAGAATCCAAAAAGATTGACGTTTCCAAAATTTTAAAACCTGAAGATTTCGTTCTTGAAATCATAGAACGCGAAATTGAAAAAAGCAAGGTTAATGTAAAATCAGCCAACATCATCGTTTCCGGTGGTTATGGCGTTGGATCAAAAGAAAACTTCCAATTGCTGTTTGACCTGGCAGAAGTGTTGGGCGGCGAAGTTGGCGGTTCAAGGGCTGCCGTTGATGCCGGATTCATTGAACACGAACGCCAGATCGGCCAGACCGGTGTTACCGTACGCCCCAAATTATACATTGCCTGCGGTATTTCCGGACAAATTCAGCACCGTGCGGGGATGATGGAATCAGCAATGATTATTTCTATCAACACCGATAAGAATGCCCCCATCAACCAAATTGCTGACTATGCAATTATAGGCGACTTGAACATGGTCATCCCGAAAATGATCAAGTACTATAAAAAGCATTCCAAATAA
- a CDS encoding electron transfer flavoprotein subunit beta/FixA family protein — MKGLKIIVLAKQVPDTRNVGKDAMKADGTVNRAALPAIFNPEDLNALEQALRLKDKYPETTITLVTMGPGRAAEVIREAMYRGADGGILLCDRKFAGSDTLATSYTISCALRKLQPFDILLCGRQAIDGDTAQVGPQVAEKLAMPQITYAEEVIDCTDQKITVKRRLERGVEVVSSTFPVLITVHSSAPACRARNAKFLMKYKHARTASELQDASEDYIQLHKTRTYLHLDEWSVADFETREDYLGLTGSPTKVKKVENVVFTAKESQVLQPDDASIENLMAELITNHTIG; from the coding sequence ATGAAGGGACTTAAAATCATTGTTCTGGCCAAGCAGGTTCCCGACACCCGAAATGTCGGGAAAGACGCCATGAAAGCCGACGGAACGGTGAATCGTGCTGCATTACCTGCTATTTTCAATCCGGAAGATTTAAATGCATTAGAACAGGCACTACGCTTAAAAGACAAATACCCGGAAACCACCATTACCTTAGTCACCATGGGGCCCGGAAGAGCTGCCGAAGTCATCAGGGAAGCCATGTATCGCGGTGCTGATGGCGGAATTTTACTTTGCGACCGCAAATTTGCCGGTTCAGATACCTTGGCAACTTCTTACACCATTTCTTGTGCATTAAGGAAGCTCCAGCCTTTTGACATATTGCTTTGCGGCCGTCAGGCTATTGATGGGGATACCGCGCAGGTCGGGCCACAGGTTGCCGAAAAACTGGCTATGCCTCAAATTACTTATGCCGAAGAGGTAATCGATTGCACTGATCAAAAAATAACGGTTAAACGCCGTCTGGAAAGAGGTGTAGAAGTTGTTTCCTCAACTTTCCCGGTTCTGATAACCGTTCACAGTTCTGCTCCTGCCTGCAGGGCACGTAACGCCAAATTCCTGATGAAATACAAACATGCGCGTACTGCCAGCGAATTACAGGATGCCAGCGAAGATTATATCCAACTTCACAAAACCAGGACATATCTGCACCTGGATGAATGGAGCGTAGCCGATTTCGAAACAAGAGAAGACTATCTCGGACTGACCGGCTCGCCTACAAAAGTTAAGAAAGTGGAAAATGTAGTATTTACTGCAAAAGAATCACAGGTCCTTCAGCCTGATGATGCCTCCATTGAAAATCTGATGGCAGAACTCATCACCAATCACACCATTGGTTAA
- a CDS encoding DUF1295 domain-containing protein encodes MTFIQIYFQALLVFLLLMFALWLISIYFKNTSIVDFFWGLGFVVICAFYFVKTVGFGPRKFLLMFLVATWGIRLSSYLIWRSIRQGEDLHIQNLKKKIEGNRLKWILFLKTCIIYGILMWLISAPLLGAQFSDSDYSFNILDLIGFMLWIAGMIFETVADIQMARFKTERKDKNRLMDRGLWKYCRHPNYFGDAMVWWGYGFLCLAAGSDFPVLGSVLMTFMIVKVSGVAMLEKNLKETKLGYADYMSRTNAFFPWFPKK; translated from the coding sequence ATGACATTTATTCAAATTTATTTTCAGGCTTTATTGGTTTTTCTTTTGTTGATGTTTGCCTTATGGCTGATCAGCATTTATTTTAAAAATACCAGTATAGTCGATTTTTTCTGGGGATTGGGATTCGTGGTCATTTGTGCATTTTACTTTGTAAAGACAGTAGGCTTTGGACCCCGGAAATTTTTGTTGATGTTTTTAGTTGCTACATGGGGGATCCGCCTTTCGTCCTATCTTATCTGGAGAAGTATCCGGCAGGGCGAGGATTTACATATTCAAAATTTAAAGAAGAAAATAGAAGGAAATCGTTTGAAATGGATTTTATTTTTAAAAACCTGCATCATATATGGTATATTAATGTGGCTGATTTCTGCGCCACTTCTGGGTGCCCAGTTTTCTGATTCCGACTATTCTTTCAATATTTTAGATCTGATCGGATTTATGTTATGGATTGCAGGAATGATTTTTGAAACCGTTGCAGATATTCAGATGGCCCGGTTTAAAACTGAAAGGAAAGATAAAAACAGGCTTATGGATAGAGGTTTATGGAAATATTGCCGGCACCCGAATTATTTTGGCGATGCCATGGTTTGGTGGGGATATGGTTTTTTATGCCTGGCCGCAGGAAGTGATTTCCCGGTCCTGGGTTCTGTTTTGATGACCTTCATGATCGTCAAAGTTTCCGGAGTAGCTATGCTTGAAAAAAATTTAAAGGAAACAAAGCTGGGATATGCGGATTATATGTCTAGAACAAATGCCTTTTTCCCCTGGTTCCCCAAAAAGTAA